GGGAGGAGTTCGCGAACGTCGAACTCAACCATCGGATCCGGATCGGCGACGCCTTCGGCCACCTCGAACTCGACGACCGTACGCAGTTGATCGTCACCTGGCCGGCGGACTTCCGCGCTCAGACGATCGAACCCTTCCCCAACGACCGGCGCGACCAGGCGGCCATCTGGAACGGTGACGAGACGGACTTTCTCGAGGACGAACCGTTCGTCGAACTCATGGTGCAGACCTCGGAGCCGTCACCGCCCGAATCGGACGAGCAATCGCCCCTCCCGGTATCGTGGCTGGCGGCCCTCGGGCTCCTCGCCCTCGCGATCGTGGCTGCGGTGGGCTGGTTCGCCCTGCGCAACGGTGATTCCAATGGCTTTGCAACCCGATCCTGGAGGGAGCAACCCGAGCCGGAGCCGTCCGAGCCGGAGTCGACGCCTCGGCGCCAGCAGCCGACGCCGCCGGACGCGTTATTGAGCAACGAAGAGCGCGTCGTCCGCCTGCTCGAGCAACACGGCGGCCGGATGAAACAACAGGAGGTGGTCTCGACGCTCGAGTGGACCGAGGCGAAGACCAGTCAGGTCGTCAGCGGGCTCCGCGAGGAGGGGACGATCGAGGCGTTCCGGATCGGTCGGGAAAACGTACTGACGCTCGCGGACGAGGCCGAGTCGGCCAATGGCGTCGCCGCGAACGAGTCGGATACGTGACCCGGAGCGCAAACGTAACATTTGCCCACCCAGTAGCCTTTAATAGCTCGAGTATCCTACGTTCGTCCAGATGAGCGCACTCGCCACTACCGTCCTCGTTCTCTTCGGTAGCGCGAGTGCCGTCGCCCCGCGACGACGACCGGGCCTCTAGGCCCACTACTACTTCATCCCCAGATTTCGGTATTGTTCAACCTTGCAGGAATTCCTGTTTTTCTCGGTCAGCACCCGCTCTATCATTAATTTACAATCTACAAACCAACGAATTTAAGTCCCGTAAGCGATTGCACTCGAGTACGATATGACACGCGTTGCACTCGCGTTCTCGGGCGGACTGGACACGACAATTTGCGTCCCGCTGCTCGAGGAAGAATACGGATACGACGACGTCATCGGCGTCACGGTCGACGTCGGTCAGCCCGCTTCGGAGTTCGCCGAAGCCAAAGAAACCGCCGAGGCCCTCGGTCTCGAGCACTACGTCGTCGACGCGCGAGCGGAATTCGCCCAGCTCTGTCTCGAGGGCGTTCGCGCGAACGCGACCTACCAGGGCTACCCGCTCGGAACCGCACTCGCTCGCCCCGTGATCGCCTCGAAGATCCTCGAGGTCGCCGAGGAACACGGCTGTACGGGCATCGCTCACGGCTGTACCGGCAAGGGCAACGACCAGCTCCGGTTCGAAGCCGTCTGGCGCGACTCGGACCTCGAGGTCATCGCGCCTATCCGCGAACTCGGGCTCACGCGCACGTGGGAACAGGAGTACGCTGCGGAGAAGGGCCTCCCCGTCGAGGGCGGCAACGAGGGCGACTGGTCGATCGACACCAACCTCTGGAGTCGCTCGGTCGAGGGTGACAAACTCGAGGACCCCAGCTACGTCCCGCCAGAGGACATCTACGAGTGGACCCAGGAGCCCACCGGCGAAACTGAACTGATCGAGATCGAGTTCGAGAACGGGTACCCCGTCGCCGTCGATGGCGAGGCGATGGACCCCGTCAGCCTCATCGAGCACCTCAACGAGGTCGCCGGCGCCCACGGCGTCGGCCGCACGGACGTGATGGAAGACCGCATGCTCGGGCTCAAGGTCAGGGAGAACTACGAGCATCCCGCGGCGACGACGCTGCTCAACGCCCACGAGTCGCTCGAGGGCCTCGTCCTGACCCAGGAGGAGCGTCAGTTCAAACAACAAGTCGACCAACAATGGGCCCAGAAGGGCTACGAGGGCCTGGTCGACGCGCCGCTCGTGAGCGCGCTCGAGGGCTTCATCGCCGAGACGCAGAAACGCGTCACGGGCACGGTGACGATCAAGTTCGAGGGCGGCCAGGCCCGCCCCGTCGCCCGCGACAGCGAGTACGCGGCGTACTCGGCGGCCCACGCCTCCTTCGACACCGAAACCGTCGGCAAGATCGACCAGGAGGACGCGACGGGCGTCGCGAAGTACCACGGCTTCCAGCGCCGCCTGGCCAACAAGTCGCTCGAAGGCGAGGGCGAGAGCCTCGAGATGGCGACTGACGGCGGAGCCAACGAGACGACCGACGAGTGAACATGACCGGAGAGGATTCCCTGCAGGACGCCACCGATGCGCCCCGCTCGAGTTCGACCGACGAGAGCGACGCCAACAGCGTCGTCCGCCGCGATCGCTTCAGCGGCGGCCCCGCACGCGGGTTCCTCTCCTCGCTCGCGGCCGACGAGCGCATCTTCGAGGCGGACCTCGCGGTCGACCGCGCTCACGTCGTAATGCTCGCCGAGAGCGCGGTCGTCGAGGACGACACTGCGAGCGACATTCTGCGCGCGCTCGACGCCATCGAGGTCGACGGGCACGCGAGCCTCCCCGACGGCGAGGACGTCCACGAGGCCATCGAGACGGCCGTCATCGACGCGGTCGGTTCCGACGGCGGGAAGATGCACACCGCCCGCAGTCGCAACGACGAGGTCGCGGCCTGTATTAGGTACCGCCTCCGTGAGGACGTCCTCGAGGCGCTCGAAGCGACGCTCGCGCTGCGCGAGGCCCTCTCGGCAGTCGCGAGCGAGCACGTCGAGACGACGATGCCCGGCTACACCCACCTCCAGCCCGCCCAGCCGACGACCGTCGCCCACTGGGCGCTGTCTTACGAGGGGGCGATTCGCCGCGACACCGAGCGCCTGCTCGAAGCCTACGCGCGGATCAACGTCTCGCCGCTGGGCGGGGCCGCGTTCGCGGGGACGACCTTCGATATCGATCGCGAACGGACGGCCGAGTTGCTCGGGTTCGACGGCGTGATCGAGAATTCGATGGACGCGTCCTCGAGCCGGGACTTCCTGCTCGAGACCGTCCAGGAGCTGTCGACGCTGTCGACGACGCTGTCGGGGCTGGCCGAGGACGTGATCCTCTTCGCCAACCGCGGCTTCGTCGACCTCTCGGACGATTACTCCTCGACGTCGTCGATCATGCCCCAGAAGAAGAACCCCGACACGCTCGAACTCGTCCGCGCGGTCGCGGGCGATGCAGCCGCCGGGGTGCAGGGCCTGACGACGACGCTCAAGGGACTCCCACGCGCGTACAACCGCGACCTCCAGCGTGCCACCCCGCACGCGTGGTCGACGGTCGACGCCGTCCTGGAGGCGACCCGAGTCGCTGCGGGTGCAGTCGCCACCGCCGAGTGGAACGAGGAGGCGCTCGCTGCGGAGGCAGGGGCTGGCTTCTCGACGGCGACCGGCGTCGCGGACCTGCTGGCGGCGAACGGGGTGCCGTTCCGGACGGCCCACGAGATCGTGGCCGTCGCCGCCGAGAACGGGGGCGACTACGC
This region of Natronosalvus halobius genomic DNA includes:
- the argH gene encoding argininosuccinate lyase, with product MTGEDSLQDATDAPRSSSTDESDANSVVRRDRFSGGPARGFLSSLAADERIFEADLAVDRAHVVMLAESAVVEDDTASDILRALDAIEVDGHASLPDGEDVHEAIETAVIDAVGSDGGKMHTARSRNDEVAACIRYRLREDVLEALEATLALREALSAVASEHVETTMPGYTHLQPAQPTTVAHWALSYEGAIRRDTERLLEAYARINVSPLGGAAFAGTTFDIDRERTAELLGFDGVIENSMDASSSRDFLLETVQELSTLSTTLSGLAEDVILFANRGFVDLSDDYSSTSSIMPQKKNPDTLELVRAVAGDAAAGVQGLTTTLKGLPRAYNRDLQRATPHAWSTVDAVLEATRVAAGAVATAEWNEEALAAEAGAGFSTATGVADLLAANGVPFRTAHEIVAVAAENGGDYAAIEAAAEDVLGEPLETYADSGAVRSALDPAASVASRDSMGGPAPDAVESQLESARDALESHEAAVDDLETALETAHDELRSEVMTYA
- a CDS encoding helix-turn-helix transcriptional regulator; this translates as MDAREHRALLGVLVVLGCLCAGFPSIAVADGGDLEAEAGARLVLDGSTDAAMATGSVSDATVLTGLPVYSLESTALQEESNETDDESDTGDTNDAGDANESDDTDENTANETDGATANETGNESAITGATPPGYDELSIEVTVHENGSATWTLEYRYRLDGEENASDRWESVRSTIEAENETYLENVESNWSERVDAAAAETGRDMTASGYRVSLEETSTPQETGYVRVQFLWEEFANVELNHRIRIGDAFGHLELDDRTQLIVTWPADFRAQTIEPFPNDRRDQAAIWNGDETDFLEDEPFVELMVQTSEPSPPESDEQSPLPVSWLAALGLLALAIVAAVGWFALRNGDSNGFATRSWREQPEPEPSEPESTPRRQQPTPPDALLSNEERVVRLLEQHGGRMKQQEVVSTLEWTEAKTSQVVSGLREEGTIEAFRIGRENVLTLADEAESANGVAANESDT
- a CDS encoding argininosuccinate synthase; its protein translation is MTRVALAFSGGLDTTICVPLLEEEYGYDDVIGVTVDVGQPASEFAEAKETAEALGLEHYVVDARAEFAQLCLEGVRANATYQGYPLGTALARPVIASKILEVAEEHGCTGIAHGCTGKGNDQLRFEAVWRDSDLEVIAPIRELGLTRTWEQEYAAEKGLPVEGGNEGDWSIDTNLWSRSVEGDKLEDPSYVPPEDIYEWTQEPTGETELIEIEFENGYPVAVDGEAMDPVSLIEHLNEVAGAHGVGRTDVMEDRMLGLKVRENYEHPAATTLLNAHESLEGLVLTQEERQFKQQVDQQWAQKGYEGLVDAPLVSALEGFIAETQKRVTGTVTIKFEGGQARPVARDSEYAAYSAAHASFDTETVGKIDQEDATGVAKYHGFQRRLANKSLEGEGESLEMATDGGANETTDE